One segment of Megachile rotundata isolate GNS110a chromosome 6, iyMegRotu1, whole genome shotgun sequence DNA contains the following:
- the LOC100875562 gene encoding mitochondrial import inner membrane translocase subunit Tim17-A, producing the protein MEYNREPCPWRIVDDCGGAFTMGTICGSLFQSVIGFRNAPCGFQKRLFGGLTAVKNRTPQLAGNFALWGGLFSAIECSLIRYRSKEDPWNSILSGALTGGVLAARTGIPSMIGSATVGGIFLALIEGFGIMATRLHADSFAQHLQMYEMENLPEFHGLPPKTRVGFSGAPINSDPSAQMNENSMEVDMISGR; encoded by the exons ATGGAGTATAATCGTGAACCATGTCCTTGGAGAATAGTAGATGATTGCGGAGGTGCTTTTACTATGGGCACAATTTGTGGATCACTTTTccaa AGCGTCATCGGTTTCCGCAACGCGCCCTGTGGATTCCAAAAACGTCTATTCGGCGGACTAACAGCGGTCAAAAACCGAACTCCTCAACTAGCCGGAAACTTCGCTCTATGGGGTGGTTTATTTTCCGCCATCGAGTGTTCCTTGATACGTTACCGTTCGAAGGAGGACCCATGGAACTCCATATTAAGCGGTGCCCTCACCGGAGGAGTATTGGCTGCGAGAACAGGGATTCCTTCGATGATAGGCAGCGCCACAGTCGGCGGAATTTTTCTGGCGCTCATCGAAGGATTCGGTATAATGGCCACCCGACTTCACGCGGACTCCTTCGCGCAGCATCTTCAGATGTACGAAATGGAGAACCTTCCGGAATTCCATGGACTTCCGCCGAAAACGAGAGTGGGTTTCAGCGGGGCACCCATCAACTCGGATCCGTCCGCTCAAATGAACGAAAATAGCATGGAGGTCGATATGATCAGTGGCAGATGA